In Vibrio sp. 10N, the following proteins share a genomic window:
- a CDS encoding IS1182 family transposase, which produces MLQKPSPQQYELEMVTMEQLVPQNHLVRKIDNAIDFEFIRDEVAHLYCKDNGRPPVDPVRLFKIILLGYLFGIKSERQLVKEIEVNVAYRWFLRMSLTEKVIHASTLSQNRIRRFNGTDVFERIFNNIVLQAMEKGLVAGQELFTDSTHLKANANKNKHMNRLRPVSAGAYLDMLNEDVAADRESEGKNPFKETPPKTDVKNTKVSTTDPESGFMTRDNKPQGFFYLDHRTVDGKHGIIVDTYATPGNVNDSQPYIRRLDHTLEQFNLNPIAVGIDAGYFTAPVAESLERRSILGVFGYRRPSRTKNKFKKKDFKYQKETDTYRCPEGQELIYKTTTRAGYRSYASDPKQCAFCPVRDDCTKSENMQKVITRHLYSETVERANQMRLSSYGKKTYRRRSETVERSFADAKQHHGHRYARYRGLAKVQMQCWLAAAAQNIKKIALVVSYLRKMGLNKAEISQILASVCRFKPYSLQNAI; this is translated from the coding sequence ATGCTTCAAAAACCTTCTCCTCAGCAATACGAACTCGAAATGGTAACCATGGAACAGCTCGTTCCACAGAATCATCTCGTTCGTAAAATTGATAATGCCATCGACTTCGAGTTCATCAGAGACGAAGTGGCACATCTATACTGCAAAGATAATGGCCGCCCACCCGTAGACCCTGTGCGTTTATTCAAAATCATTCTGCTTGGCTACCTATTCGGCATCAAAAGTGAGCGCCAACTGGTCAAAGAAATTGAAGTGAACGTCGCTTATCGTTGGTTCTTACGAATGTCACTGACCGAAAAAGTTATCCATGCTTCGACGTTAAGCCAGAACCGAATTCGACGCTTCAATGGTACTGACGTCTTTGAGCGCATCTTCAACAACATAGTGCTTCAAGCGATGGAGAAAGGCTTAGTCGCAGGACAGGAGCTCTTCACTGACAGTACACACCTTAAAGCCAATGCTAACAAGAACAAGCACATGAATCGTCTGCGTCCAGTTAGTGCAGGCGCTTATCTTGATATGCTGAATGAAGATGTGGCTGCAGACCGAGAATCTGAAGGTAAAAATCCATTCAAAGAGACGCCACCAAAGACAGACGTCAAAAACACTAAAGTCAGCACCACCGACCCTGAAAGTGGCTTTATGACACGAGACAATAAGCCTCAAGGCTTCTTCTATCTTGACCACCGAACCGTGGATGGTAAGCACGGTATCATCGTAGACACATACGCAACACCGGGGAATGTGAATGACTCACAGCCCTATATCCGTCGTCTCGATCACACACTAGAGCAGTTCAACCTCAATCCTATCGCAGTTGGTATCGATGCAGGTTACTTCACTGCGCCTGTTGCTGAATCACTCGAGCGCCGCAGTATATTAGGTGTGTTCGGGTATCGCCGCCCATCAAGAACTAAGAACAAATTTAAGAAGAAAGACTTCAAATACCAAAAAGAGACCGATACCTATCGCTGTCCAGAAGGGCAAGAACTTATCTATAAAACCACAACACGCGCAGGCTATCGCTCATACGCTTCAGACCCGAAACAATGTGCGTTTTGCCCCGTTCGGGACGACTGTACTAAGAGTGAAAATATGCAGAAGGTCATAACGCGTCACCTTTATAGTGAGACGGTGGAGCGAGCCAATCAAATGCGACTCTCTAGCTACGGAAAGAAGACGTATCGGAGGCGAAGTGAAACAGTAGAACGAAGCTTCGCCGATGCAAAACAACACCATGGCCACCGTTACGCGCGCTACCGCGGTCTCGCAAAAGTGCAAATGCAATGTTGGTTAGCCGCTGCCGCTCAAAACATCAAGAAGATAGCGTTGGTGGTGAGCTATCTGCGAAAAATGGGCCTAAATAAGGCAGAAATAAGTCAAATACTAGCCTCTGTATGCCGATTTAAGCCTTACTCACTTCAGAACGCTATCTAA
- the mutY gene encoding A/G-specific adenine glycosylase, translated as MTPFARSILDWYDKFGRKQLPWQQDKTAYKVWLSEIMLQQTQVATVIPYYERFLEHFPTVESLANAPQDEVLHLWTGLGYYARARNLHKAAKVVVEQHGGEFPLTLEEMNALPGVGRSTAAAVLSSVHKLPHAILDGNVKRTLARSFAVEGWPGQKKVENQLWDIAEQHTPDIDTDKYNQAMMDMGAMVCTRSKPKCTLCPIESLCASNKQGNPLDYPGKKPKKQKPEKETWFVIVKHNQELWLAQRPQTGIWGGLFCFPESPTADIEPVLEGLGIHEAMIASTDVEIAFRHTFSHYHLDITPIVVTLNQLPTMMMEPTKGLWYNITQPEKVGLAAPVKQLIDTLQRY; from the coding sequence GTGACGCCTTTTGCACGCTCAATATTAGACTGGTACGACAAATTTGGTCGTAAGCAGTTGCCGTGGCAGCAAGACAAAACCGCCTATAAAGTGTGGCTGTCTGAGATCATGCTGCAGCAAACCCAAGTGGCGACCGTTATTCCATACTACGAGCGATTTCTAGAGCACTTCCCAACAGTCGAGTCTTTAGCCAATGCGCCGCAAGATGAAGTGCTGCACCTTTGGACGGGGCTCGGTTACTACGCCAGAGCTCGCAACCTGCATAAAGCCGCCAAAGTGGTTGTAGAGCAACACGGAGGCGAGTTTCCGTTAACGCTAGAAGAAATGAACGCATTGCCGGGTGTTGGTCGCTCAACCGCTGCTGCAGTGTTGTCTTCGGTTCATAAATTGCCGCATGCGATTCTCGATGGGAACGTAAAGCGAACGCTGGCTCGCAGTTTTGCTGTCGAGGGGTGGCCTGGGCAGAAGAAAGTAGAAAATCAATTATGGGACATTGCTGAGCAGCATACGCCGGATATTGATACCGATAAGTACAACCAAGCCATGATGGATATGGGAGCCATGGTGTGTACGCGCAGTAAGCCGAAATGCACACTGTGCCCAATCGAGTCTCTTTGTGCGTCGAATAAACAGGGTAATCCGCTTGATTATCCAGGTAAAAAGCCTAAGAAACAGAAGCCAGAGAAAGAAACTTGGTTTGTGATTGTTAAGCACAACCAAGAACTCTGGCTTGCTCAGCGTCCGCAAACAGGCATATGGGGAGGGCTATTTTGTTTCCCTGAAAGTCCTACAGCCGATATTGAGCCGGTACTTGAAGGGTTAGGCATTCATGAGGCCATGATAGCCTCTACGGACGTTGAGATAGCGTTTAGACATACCTTTAGCCATTACCACCTTGATATCACTCCCATCGTCGTGACGCTGAACCAGCTTCCGACAATGATGATGGAACCGACTAAAGGTCTTTGGTATAACATTACCCAACCAGAAAAGGTGGGGCTAGCTGCGCCAGTAAAGCAGCTTATTGACACCTTACAACGATATTAA
- the mltC gene encoding membrane-bound lytic murein transglycosylase MltC translates to MKKLIYFLTPLLLLGCSREFIEKIYDVNYEPTNRFAKNLAQLPGQYVKDVAALDALISSFNGNIEKRWGSSEIKVAGKSNYVKYIDNYLSRAEVNFSKGLITIETVSPTEPEKHLKTAIVTTLLTPDDPSSVDLFSSKGITLEGQPFLYNQVVDQEKKPIQWTWRANRFADYLIANKLKTKNVDYKKAYYVEIPMVADHFKQRSYQYSDIVRRASQRYDIPEDLIYAIIKTESSFNPYAVSWANAYGLMQVVPKTAGRDVFKLVKNKPGQPTPEYLFNPEQNIDTGTAYFYILKNRYLRAVRHPLSLEYSMISAYNGGTGGVLNTFHRTDRKRAMNDLNSLQPSQVYWALTKKHPNAEARRYLEKVTKFKKDFNAGKG, encoded by the coding sequence ATGAAGAAGCTAATCTATTTTTTAACGCCGTTGCTATTGCTCGGTTGCAGTCGTGAGTTCATCGAAAAAATCTACGATGTGAACTACGAACCAACCAACCGTTTTGCTAAGAACTTGGCTCAACTGCCTGGCCAGTATGTCAAAGATGTTGCCGCGCTTGATGCGCTCATCAGCAGCTTTAATGGCAACATTGAGAAGCGATGGGGTAGCAGTGAAATTAAAGTCGCGGGTAAAAGCAACTACGTTAAATACATAGATAACTATTTGAGCCGAGCTGAGGTTAACTTTAGCAAAGGTTTGATCACTATAGAGACGGTTTCCCCAACGGAACCTGAAAAGCACCTTAAAACGGCCATTGTGACCACGCTGCTTACCCCAGACGATCCGTCCAGCGTTGACTTGTTCTCGTCAAAAGGCATTACCTTGGAAGGTCAGCCGTTTTTGTACAATCAGGTCGTGGATCAAGAGAAAAAGCCCATTCAATGGACTTGGCGCGCGAATCGTTTTGCTGACTACCTGATTGCCAACAAGCTCAAAACCAAGAATGTAGATTACAAGAAGGCGTACTACGTTGAGATCCCTATGGTGGCGGATCACTTCAAACAGCGTAGTTACCAGTATTCGGATATTGTTCGTCGTGCATCTCAACGCTATGACATTCCTGAAGACTTGATTTACGCCATCATCAAGACCGAAAGTAGTTTTAATCCCTATGCGGTGAGCTGGGCCAATGCCTATGGCTTGATGCAGGTGGTGCCGAAGACCGCAGGGCGAGATGTATTCAAGCTGGTAAAGAACAAGCCCGGACAACCCACACCGGAGTACCTGTTCAATCCAGAGCAGAACATTGATACCGGTACTGCGTATTTCTATATTCTGAAGAATCGCTACCTTCGTGCTGTGCGTCATCCTCTGTCGCTGGAGTACAGTATGATATCGGCATACAACGGTGGTACGGGTGGCGTATTGAACACCTTCCACCGAACAGACAGAAAGCGGGCGATGAACGATCTGAACTCTTTGCAGCCGAGTCAGGTTTACTGGGCGCTGACCAAAAAGCACCCAAATGCAGAAGCACGTCGTTATTTAGAGAAAGTAACTAAATTCAAAAAAGATTTTAATGCTGGAAAAGGCTAA
- a CDS encoding oxidative damage protection protein: protein MSRMVFCARLQKDAEGLDFQLYPGELGKRIFDNISKQAWAEWQSKQTMLINEKKLNMMDPEHRKLLEAEMVSFLFEGKDVVIDGYTPPSE from the coding sequence ATGAGCCGTATGGTTTTTTGTGCTCGTCTACAGAAAGATGCTGAAGGCCTAGACTTTCAACTGTACCCAGGTGAACTAGGGAAGCGTATCTTCGATAACATCTCTAAACAAGCGTGGGCGGAGTGGCAATCTAAGCAGACGATGCTGATCAATGAAAAGAAGCTGAATATGATGGATCCTGAGCATCGTAAACTGCTTGAAGCTGAGATGGTAAGCTTTCTATTTGAAGGCAAAGATGTCGTTATCGACGGCTATACACCGCCATCTGAGTAA
- a CDS encoding cation:proton antiporter, with protein MSVYQTLCFLSAAAMLIALINSKIGKMQTTIAITAGAMMLSLLILVAGQNDWFHLTELATETVADIDFEDFLLQGILGFLLFAGGLGIKLPYLKDQKWEITVLALAATLFSTFFIGFVLYGFCLLIGIDFGLIYCLLFGALISPTDPIAVLAIVKKLDAPQRISTQVEGESLFNDGFGLVIFVTLFTIAFGTEAPTVGSVTALFLQEAIGGIVYGFALGLVFHYLISSTDDHSMELLLTIGIPTAGYAFAEFLHVSGPLSMVVSGIMIGNWTRYIGFSKESEEHLDHFWELVDEFLNGVLFLLIGMSMLLFQFHQEDWIMMAISVPLVLCARYLSVALAYVGFKRYRRYNPWSVRILTWGGLRGGLALAMALSIPSGIWVIEDKLIDVKEIIMVMTYSVVVFSILIQGSTITPMIEKAKLAEKEMQKETQPEGEIKTQQD; from the coding sequence ATGTCCGTCTATCAGACTTTGTGCTTTTTATCCGCGGCAGCCATGCTAATTGCTCTAATAAACAGCAAGATAGGTAAAATGCAAACCACCATCGCAATAACTGCTGGGGCAATGATGCTATCACTGCTCATCTTAGTCGCAGGTCAAAATGATTGGTTTCATTTAACCGAGCTCGCGACAGAAACCGTCGCTGACATCGATTTTGAAGACTTTCTACTGCAGGGCATTCTTGGCTTTCTATTGTTTGCCGGTGGTTTAGGTATCAAACTTCCTTACCTGAAAGATCAGAAATGGGAAATCACAGTTCTTGCGTTGGCTGCGACTTTATTCTCTACGTTCTTCATCGGTTTTGTTCTGTATGGGTTCTGCTTACTGATCGGGATTGATTTTGGTCTTATCTACTGTCTGTTGTTTGGTGCACTGATTTCACCTACCGACCCCATTGCCGTGCTCGCTATCGTTAAGAAGCTGGATGCGCCTCAGCGCATTTCTACCCAAGTAGAGGGTGAGTCTCTGTTCAATGACGGCTTTGGGTTGGTGATCTTTGTTACCCTATTTACCATTGCTTTCGGCACGGAAGCACCAACTGTAGGCAGCGTTACTGCATTATTCTTACAAGAAGCCATTGGTGGCATTGTTTATGGCTTTGCGCTCGGTCTGGTGTTCCATTACCTCATAAGCTCAACCGACGATCACTCGATGGAGTTGCTACTCACCATAGGTATCCCAACTGCAGGGTATGCTTTTGCCGAGTTCCTTCACGTATCCGGCCCTCTCTCCATGGTGGTGTCTGGCATCATGATTGGCAACTGGACCCGCTACATTGGATTCTCGAAAGAATCAGAGGAGCACCTTGACCACTTTTGGGAGCTTGTTGATGAGTTCTTAAATGGCGTGCTATTTCTGCTTATTGGTATGTCGATGCTGCTGTTCCAATTCCACCAAGAAGACTGGATCATGATGGCCATCTCTGTACCTCTTGTGCTTTGCGCGCGCTATTTAAGCGTCGCGTTAGCCTACGTTGGTTTTAAGCGCTATCGTCGCTACAACCCTTGGTCAGTGCGAATTCTCACTTGGGGAGGCTTACGCGGAGGTCTGGCACTGGCGATGGCACTGTCTATCCCATCAGGAATCTGGGTGATCGAAGATAAGCTTATCGATGTGAAAGAAATCATCATGGTCATGACCTACTCCGTGGTGGTGTTCTCTATCTTGATTCAAGGCTCAACCATCACACCTATGATTGAGAAGGCCAAATTAGCTGAGAAAGAGATGCAGAAAGAAACGCAACCTGAGGGCGAGATAAAAACTCAGCAGGATTAG
- the trmB gene encoding tRNA (guanosine(46)-N7)-methyltransferase TrmB, with amino-acid sequence MSEVTTNEYTEDGKLIRKVRSFVRREGRLTKGQEAAMEACWPTMGIDYQESLLDWEQVFGNNNPVVLEIGFGMGASLVEMAKNAPEKNFIGIEVHSPGVGACLSSARDAGVTNLRVMCHDAVEVFANMIPEGSLSTLQLFFPDPWHKKRHHKRRIVQLDFAEMVRTKLIPESGIFHMATDWENYAEHMVEVMNEAPGFENIATDGDFVPRPEERPLTKFEARGHRLGHGVWDIKYRRTA; translated from the coding sequence ATGAGTGAAGTGACTACTAACGAATACACTGAAGATGGCAAACTGATTCGCAAAGTTCGCAGTTTTGTTCGTCGCGAAGGACGTCTAACAAAAGGCCAAGAAGCGGCGATGGAAGCGTGCTGGCCAACGATGGGTATTGATTATCAAGAGTCACTACTCGACTGGGAACAGGTATTTGGCAACAACAACCCTGTGGTTCTAGAGATTGGTTTCGGTATGGGCGCTTCGCTCGTTGAAATGGCAAAGAACGCACCAGAGAAGAACTTTATCGGTATTGAAGTACACAGCCCAGGCGTTGGTGCTTGCCTTTCTTCTGCGCGTGATGCTGGCGTGACTAACCTACGTGTAATGTGTCACGATGCGGTCGAAGTGTTTGCGAATATGATCCCAGAAGGCAGCCTGAGCACACTGCAACTGTTCTTCCCTGACCCATGGCACAAAAAGCGCCACCACAAGCGCCGCATTGTTCAGCTAGACTTTGCTGAAATGGTGAGAACTAAGCTTATCCCTGAATCTGGTATTTTCCACATGGCCACTGACTGGGAAAACTACGCTGAGCACATGGTAGAAGTGATGAACGAAGCACCAGGCTTTGAAAACATTGCTACTGATGGTGATTTCGTACCGCGTCCAGAAGAACGTCCACTGACGAAGTTTGAAGCTCGTGGTCACCGTCTAGGTCATGGTGTTTGGGATATCAAATATCGTCGCACTGCGTAA
- the metH gene encoding methionine synthase encodes MGSSKYVESSHAQGKKSQIENQLKQRILLIDGGMGTMIQGYKLEEEDYRGERFAEWQCDLKGNNDLLVLTQPDLIKEIHSGYLEAGADILETNTFNATTIAMADYEMESLSEEINYEAARLARIAADEWTAKTPERPRYVAGVLGPTNRTCSISPDVNDPGYRNVSFDELVEAYSESTRALIRGGSDLILIETIFDTLNAKACSFAVESVFEELGIELPVMISGTITDASGRTLSGQTTEAFYNALRHVQPLSFGLNCALGPDELRQYVEEMSRISEGFVSAHPNAGLPNAFGEYDLSPEDMAEHIGEWARSGFLNLVGGCCGTTPEHIRQMAKAVEGVTPRPLPELPVACRLSGLEPLTIEKESLFINVGERTNVTGSARFKRLIKEELYDEALEVARQQVENGAQIIDINMDEGMLDAEACMVRFLNLCASEPEISKVPIMVDSSKWEVIEAGLKCIQGKGIVNSISLKEGKEKFVEQAKLIRRYGAAVIVMAFDEVGQAETRERKLEICTNAYRILVDEVGFPPEDIIFDPNIFAVATGIEEHNNYAVDFIEAVADIKRDLPHAMISGGVSNVSFSFRGNNYVREAIHAVFLYHCFKNGMDMGIVNAGQLEIYDNVPDKLREAVEDVVLNRRDDGTERLLDIAAEYANKGVGKEDDASALEWRTWPVEKRLEHALVKGITEFIVEDTEEARVNASKPLEVIEGPLMDGMNVVGDLFGEGKMFLPQVVKSARVMKQAVAHLEPFINASKQAGSSNGKILLATVKGDVHDIGKNIVGVVLQCNNYEIIDLGVMVPCEKILKVAKEENVDIIGLSGLITPSLDEMVHVAKEMERQGFDLPLLIGGATTSKAHTAVKIEQNYSEPVVYVNNASRAVGVCTSLLSNELKPAFVEKLDLDYERVRDQHNRKKPRTKPVTLEKARANKVDIDWQNYTPPKPAKPGVHVFENFDVAILRNYIDWTPFFMTWSLVGKYPAILEHEEVGEEAKRLYKDANDLLDRVEREGLLKAAGMCALFPAASVGDDIEVYTDETRSEVRTVLHNLRQQTEKPKGFNYCLSDYIAPKESGKQDWIGAFAVTGGIGERELADEYKAQGDDYNAIMIQAVADRLAEAFAEYLHEKVRKEIWGYSADEALSNDDLIREKYQGIRPAPGYPACPEHTEKGSLWEMLNVEETIGMSLTTSYAMWPGASVSGWYFSHPDSRYFAIAQIQQDQVDSYADRKGWSLEEAEKWLGPNIN; translated from the coding sequence GTGGGAAGTAGTAAGTACGTTGAAAGCAGTCATGCTCAAGGTAAGAAATCGCAGATAGAAAATCAGCTCAAGCAGCGAATTCTTTTGATCGATGGTGGTATGGGCACCATGATCCAAGGATACAAGCTTGAAGAAGAGGACTATCGCGGTGAGCGTTTTGCAGAGTGGCAGTGTGATCTTAAAGGTAACAATGATCTTTTAGTTTTAACTCAGCCAGATCTTATTAAAGAGATCCATAGCGGTTACCTAGAAGCGGGTGCGGATATTCTTGAAACCAACACTTTCAACGCCACTACAATCGCTATGGCCGATTATGAGATGGAATCGCTGAGTGAGGAAATCAACTACGAAGCGGCCAGACTTGCCAGAATCGCTGCCGATGAGTGGACAGCCAAAACGCCAGAACGCCCTCGTTATGTCGCCGGTGTACTTGGCCCAACCAACCGTACCTGTTCAATCTCTCCTGATGTAAATGATCCAGGCTACCGTAATGTTAGTTTTGATGAGCTGGTGGAAGCGTATTCTGAATCCACTCGCGCGCTGATTCGCGGTGGCAGTGACTTAATTCTTATTGAAACCATCTTCGATACCCTAAATGCAAAAGCCTGTTCGTTTGCGGTTGAATCGGTATTTGAAGAGCTAGGCATTGAGCTTCCAGTGATGATCTCAGGTACCATCACCGATGCGTCTGGTCGTACGCTTTCAGGGCAAACCACTGAGGCTTTCTACAACGCACTGCGCCACGTGCAGCCACTCTCTTTCGGTCTTAACTGTGCACTTGGCCCTGATGAGCTAAGACAGTATGTTGAAGAGATGTCACGCATCTCTGAAGGTTTCGTCTCTGCGCACCCGAATGCTGGTCTACCGAATGCCTTTGGTGAATACGACCTGTCCCCTGAAGACATGGCAGAGCATATCGGCGAATGGGCACGAAGTGGCTTCCTAAACCTAGTGGGTGGCTGTTGTGGTACCACGCCTGAGCATATTCGTCAGATGGCAAAGGCCGTTGAGGGAGTGACGCCACGTCCACTACCTGAACTGCCTGTCGCTTGTCGACTATCCGGTCTAGAGCCGCTAACCATTGAAAAAGAATCCCTATTCATCAACGTTGGTGAACGTACCAACGTGACAGGTTCTGCTCGCTTTAAGCGTCTTATCAAAGAAGAGCTGTATGATGAAGCGTTAGAAGTGGCTCGTCAGCAAGTTGAGAATGGCGCGCAGATCATCGATATCAACATGGATGAAGGCATGCTTGATGCCGAAGCCTGTATGGTTCGATTCCTCAATCTTTGTGCTTCTGAGCCAGAGATCTCCAAAGTGCCTATCATGGTTGATTCTTCTAAGTGGGAAGTCATCGAGGCGGGTCTTAAGTGTATCCAAGGTAAAGGCATTGTTAACTCCATCTCGCTAAAAGAAGGCAAAGAGAAGTTTGTTGAGCAAGCGAAGCTGATCCGCCGTTATGGCGCGGCGGTTATCGTGATGGCGTTTGACGAAGTGGGTCAGGCGGAAACTCGCGAGCGCAAGCTAGAAATCTGTACCAATGCCTATCGTATTCTTGTAGATGAAGTCGGCTTCCCACCAGAAGACATCATCTTTGACCCGAATATCTTCGCGGTGGCGACAGGTATTGAAGAGCACAATAACTACGCAGTCGACTTTATCGAAGCGGTAGCAGACATCAAACGTGACCTGCCACACGCAATGATCTCCGGTGGTGTCTCCAACGTTTCCTTCTCATTCCGTGGTAACAACTATGTACGTGAAGCGATCCATGCCGTGTTCCTGTACCACTGTTTCAAGAACGGTATGGATATGGGTATCGTTAATGCCGGTCAGCTCGAGATCTACGATAACGTTCCTGACAAACTGCGTGAAGCGGTAGAAGATGTCGTACTCAACCGTCGTGATGATGGTACTGAGCGCCTGCTTGATATTGCTGCTGAATACGCCAATAAAGGCGTTGGTAAAGAAGATGATGCCAGTGCACTAGAGTGGCGCACATGGCCAGTAGAAAAGCGCCTAGAGCATGCTCTGGTTAAAGGCATCACTGAGTTCATCGTCGAAGATACCGAAGAAGCGCGCGTCAATGCCTCAAAACCTCTCGAGGTAATTGAAGGCCCACTAATGGATGGTATGAACGTGGTCGGTGACCTATTTGGTGAAGGTAAGATGTTCCTTCCTCAGGTAGTAAAATCGGCTCGTGTTATGAAGCAGGCCGTAGCGCACCTTGAGCCATTTATTAACGCCTCCAAACAAGCGGGTTCGAGTAACGGTAAGATCCTTCTGGCGACCGTTAAGGGTGATGTTCACGATATCGGTAAGAACATCGTTGGCGTGGTTTTGCAGTGTAACAACTACGAGATCATCGATCTTGGTGTCATGGTGCCTTGTGAGAAGATCCTTAAAGTCGCCAAAGAAGAAAACGTCGACATCATTGGTCTGTCTGGTCTCATCACACCATCGCTTGATGAAATGGTTCACGTTGCTAAAGAGATGGAGCGTCAAGGCTTCGACTTGCCACTCTTGATTGGCGGCGCGACGACATCCAAAGCGCATACTGCGGTTAAGATTGAGCAGAACTACAGTGAGCCAGTGGTATACGTGAATAACGCATCACGAGCAGTTGGCGTATGTACTTCGCTACTTTCTAACGAACTAAAACCTGCGTTTGTTGAGAAGCTAGATCTCGATTATGAACGCGTTCGTGACCAGCATAACCGCAAGAAGCCACGTACTAAGCCAGTGACGTTGGAAAAAGCGCGTGCAAACAAGGTCGACATCGATTGGCAGAACTACACACCGCCAAAACCGGCTAAACCGGGCGTGCACGTGTTTGAAAACTTTGATGTGGCGATACTGCGTAATTACATCGACTGGACACCATTCTTCATGACTTGGTCGCTGGTGGGCAAGTACCCAGCCATTCTAGAACATGAAGAAGTGGGTGAAGAGGCGAAGCGTTTGTACAAAGACGCTAACGACCTACTCGATCGTGTTGAGCGTGAAGGGTTGTTAAAAGCAGCGGGCATGTGCGCACTGTTCCCTGCAGCGTCTGTGGGTGACGACATCGAAGTTTATACCGATGAAACACGCAGTGAAGTTCGCACTGTGCTTCATAACCTTCGTCAGCAGACTGAGAAGCCAAAAGGTTTCAACTACTGTCTATCGGATTACATTGCGCCAAAAGAGAGTGGCAAGCAAGATTGGATTGGCGCCTTTGCGGTAACCGGCGGCATTGGCGAGCGTGAACTTGCCGATGAATACAAGGCGCAAGGTGATGACTACAATGCCATCATGATCCAAGCGGTAGCTGATCGATTGGCGGAAGCTTTTGCTGAGTACCTGCACGAGAAAGTGCGTAAAGAGATCTGGGGCTACTCTGCGGATGAAGCGTTGTCGAATGACGACCTTATTCGCGAGAAATACCAAGGTATTCGTCCGGCACCAGGTTACCCTGCGTGTCCAGAGCACACAGAGAAGGGGTCGCTTTGGGAAATGCTGAATGTAGAGGAAACTATTGGCATGTCACTCACCACAAGCTATGCGATGTGGCCAGGTGCTTCAGTCTCCGGTTGGTACTTCTCACACCCTGATTCTCGCTACTTTGCGATTGCGCAAATTCAGCAAGACCAAGTAGATAGCTACGCTGACCGTAAGGGTTGGAGCTTAGAAGAAGCTGAGAAGTGGCTTGGTCCTAACATCAACTAG